The DNA sequence AATTTACACATACTTCAGTACTTTAGAGTGCTGGCCACACACACTAAAAGCTGCACAGTAAGCTGCAGAATGTTATCTGCATTACCAGGGTTCCATTTTAATTCTTCACATATTATTTTCCAttgtataaatgaaaaataaatgaagttaatattctgattttttttttaagactaaactacaTGTTATGATCTTGAACTGTGATTTACCaccccttttttccctcttcagcAGAGGTTTAATTTAGTTTCATTTACCTCATGTGCTTTGAAATATCCCAGAGACGTGAAGCTTCAGTTGCAATAAAAATACTTCTGCTGCATAATGTAATAAAAAAGGTgacataaaaaattaaataaacctTTCTTTTTTGAATGTGTGGATATAGGGGTTTCTTGCTTGCACCTCCCAGGAGAATAACCCTTCTCATTTTTATTCTGTGAAACACTTTGGCACTGAGCAGTTTTAGCtgatttcatagaatcatagaatgcttTGCAAGGGACCATAAGGATCATTCCATCCCCTTCTCCCACAagctgggacaccttccactagaccaggttgctcagggccccatccaacctgaccttgaacacttccagggatggagcatcctcAGGTTCtttgggcagcctgctccagtgcctcaccatgctcacagtgaagaatttcctcCTAACATCTGATCTAAACCTGCCTCTTTCAGTTTAATGAAATTACTCTGTGTCCTGTCTCTCTGTGCCCCTGTAAACagcccctctccctctctcttgtACCCTTTGCCTGGAAAGCTGCTGTGGGGAagccccagagccttctctccTCCAGCCTGAATGAGCACGGCTCCCCCAGCCTGTCACCATGGCAGAGATGCTCCAGAGCTCTGATCATCCTCAGGGCCCTACTCTGGACCTGCTTCAAGAGGTCCACTTgcttcttgtgttggcaggcccagagctggacgcagcactccaggtggggtctcatgagagcagagtagagggggaaaatcccctccctcaacctgctggtcACCGTCCCCTGGTCCTCACTGGCTGCACTGAGACAGATGGCCAACTGCTTTGCAAGACAAATGCTCCTTCTTGCCAAAATCTGTGCTATGATACTAGGTACAATTAAGGGAAATGCATTTTATTGGACTGTGGAAGCCGAGAGGCATGCAACAACATGCTCTGTGTTTATTTATGTTAAAGTTCAGCTTTGGGTCACCCAGCCAGGTGACCACTTTCAACTCCCAGGTACCTGCAGTGCACAGACCAGGGCTGGAACAAGTAAGTCCTGGCACACAAAGAAGAGTCAAAGTTTTACTTCACTACTGAGTTGGCATCACCCAAGATTGCATGCCATAACCACTCTGCAATCTGCAGCTACCAGCACACTTCTCTTACTGTTAATTTATTTAGATAGCAGTTGATGGTTTAATAGTATTTAATTAAGCTCAGTACAGTTAAACCAGCTAAGCtttggcagccactgctgtcaTTGCAAATCAAACTTTGTATTGTGGGCAGGGGAATCAGGGAAACAAGATGAAAATTTTCCCCTTTGCACCACCCCCTGGtacttggcaacagggctcttcCCAATGCTGCTGCCCAATCTGAACTGTCTGTACTAGAATAACATTTTTCACATGACATACACTcagcacattttttaaacatctCTAATGAAGCACAGCCATATGTATGTATGTGCATATTCACACATGTGCTCTAACACATACAGACATGTGTGTGCatgtttatatataaatatacacacatattTGGCTGTTAACACCATGGAACAGAAGTGTCTCTCTGAAAGTGATTATTTATTCCCAGACAAAGAGCTTCCTGCAAGAAGATCAGACCTATTAGCCTTCAATACTTTTGAACTTCTCCTGAACAAGCTTAAATCCCTTTTACATACTGGGTTAAATAAGAAATTTGTTGTCACTGTTTTGAGCAATAAAAATGGTTGCAAGAAGCTATGTGTGTTCCTGGTGGATCTGTAAGCTCTTTGAAAACAGTTTTCATATATTTTCCAGCAAAGCTGGACTGCCTTGTTCCAGATTCTAACACTGCCCTGGGGGGATAAGATGTACAGTGTTTGCTTCGAGTTCTGCACGGATCCGAGGGAAAACAGACTTGCTCATCCTGGCTACAAATTTTTAAGTGAAAGgttgagctgctgctctgtgctgtgcatgGGTCAAAAGAATCACTCAGATTTGCCAAGAGACAGAAGAATACTGTATGGTTTTCAGGGCTGGGATAAGGTGTTTCTCTGAACTAGTTCAGGAGATGCCATAATTCTTCAGTACCTGGGTCTCCGTGAAGGTAGGATGAGCATGTTGGTGCAACAAAACTGCAGCCTAAAGTTCTTAAAGTGCTGTATTTGCTAAGTAACTTTGTGATAAGGGACACAATACTTCCAGAGAtcttaatctgattttttttaaaaaccatttgGTTTGAAACACAAGCTTGTATGAAGCTGGCACCACAGGAACTAAACAGCAAGCTTCCCCGCAGTTATAAGCACCTATAAAATAATCTGTAAACTTTTAAATTGAGATTTGACAGAGGGCTTTAGTTTACGCCAATTTAAAGTACATAAAAATTCCCTCTGGCTTACATCTGTGAAGAGAGGGAGGATAAGAACAGTGTCAGCTTAGGAATACACGTGAGGCAAGATCACTCTCTAGAAATGCGTATTTACTAAATATTGTGAACTCATCATGAATACTTCAACTCAACAAATATTTGCTGAATCCTCTAATACAGAGGCCAAAGAAAGCTTTGGCAAATGAAAACCTGAATTGACTTAGATATAAAATCAGATTATTTGAGAACTGATGGTAAAGCTATAAAACACTATAAAACCCATCAGATGTCAGTGGGCAAGTGATAATTTTTGCCAGCTGACCTCTTCACCAGCTTCTCACACTTGGGAATTGTTTCAACCTTTTACATTTTCACTTGTTCCTATGTATATTGATATATTTTGGGAGCTGTGGAGTAGTCTGTTTAATCTTGAGAAACCAAGCCTGCAGATATCACACGTGGGAGCTCCATGCGATCCTGGATGTTCCTGTGCTTTGACAGCTTCTGGCACCTGCCCAGAAAGAGGGTGTTCTGCCCAGTTAGTGAGAACTGATTAAAAACAGAAACTGAGGTGAGCTTTTACACACAAACAGTGAAGAGCAAGGCAGCAGCAAAGGTTCTTCCAGCATCACCAAATCCTCCCAAGGCACTCACAGCACTAATCCTTCCTTCCCACTAGTGGCATTTCCACCAGCACCACTCCTGCACCCAGCGCGGTCCCGCTCACTATCAACACCTTCCCGTGCATTTACAAGGCGTGGGTGGGGTGGAGTAACAGGGCTCTGCCCCACACCTCAGACCAGGACGTAGCTGGCAATTTAGCACAGATGAGTAACTCAACAGTTTATTTAAATGGAACACATTGGAGCTGAGGTGTAAAtaaatttttctgtattttgagtTTTATAAGAGATAACACAAAATGatataaacatttaaaaatgcaaaatagtgCAAAATTACTTCTGTGATAATTCAAGAAAAATGTTGGCAACCAGCAGCATTTTACAACCAACAATAGGAAACAGATCAGGCAAAACACTAATTTATATAGCATGGCAGAAATGCAAATAATCTACAGGCTTTTCCCTGTAAGACAGGAGAAAGATCAGTTACATACAGTCAAACTTAAGAAAGGTAACTAAACTGCAGCATTTGAAAAGTAGCCTTGTATACCAGCTTCCAGacaaaatgtaaatataatttaatttcttgctgCATATTGCACTAACTTCTTTTATTATTTGTCTTGGCTTgctgttttgtggggttttttttgtattatgTATGAGAAAATTACATTGCTGAAGAGCTCACTTCCTTTTTAAACACTGGCACCATGAAATTAGAGCTATGTTGACAGTCACCattccacaaaaaaacccaaacaaaacaaaaaaccaacaaaagtTGTCATAGTAGTAGGACAAAATCCAACTTGGAAAAATGAAGTGAAGAGAAATACAACTATTGCaacataaacataaaaaaaccaaattcaTGAAGGGCATAAAGTCCCATTGTATCAAGCCCTTTAGAAAAAAAGATTTGCAAGTGTATGTCCAAAAGAAGTGTTAAACGACAGTTCTGTAAGATTTGGGTTTAGGAGCTAGTGTGACATTTGATTCTTATTTTCCAGTTAACATAACAATATTCACTTCAAAGAAGTGATTATGAGGCAACAATcctatatatgtgtatatatttgTATCTGGATGTTGAAGTAGGTCACTGAAGTCACACTTACAGTAATAAAATTACTGAAAGGGCAACTACAAGTTCTCTATGAACTCCTGAAGAATGGGGTTGTCAatcaaacttaaaaaaatattttacagagcAGTTTCATATCTGAAAAGTCATCaagaaattcaacaaaaattGAGTCAAATCCAGCCTTTAAATTATTCCTGtaggaataaaattatttcttttttaatcatTTGACTTGACAAGGAAAACTTATTTGGGAATGTTTTACTGATTAATCAAACTGGCCCAGACACTGTAACAAAGAATGATATATTTTATCTTAAAACCCAACTAGAAACAATAATATAATTTGGAACAATTATTAACTGTGTTAACAAGTAGCAGGACATACaaaatgtgattaaaaaaccaaacaatttaGTTAAATTTTCAAATGCATTACAGGCTTATTAACCTGAACTGTCTGAAGAAGTTGATGATACATGGATTCACTTGACTGTATTTAACCCTCAAATTTTCTTCCAGAAACAGCTACCAATGACAAAGAGCAAAATACAGAAAGTTCAGAGATTCTCAAGTATGTTACTGCCCCCTTGGAAACCTGAATGgaggaaaacacagaagaagTTTACATcatagaagaaaacaaaagacaacTAAGAACTCTATGACTAatatagagggaaaaaaatattgctgtATTCCCATATCTGTATTTACATTCTGTTCACAAAGCTTGGGTTCAGGGCATTCAAATTAAATGTCTGCATTTTTATACAGAACAAGGAAGAATTCTTTCCATCATAAATATGTGGTATTATGCACATATATGTGCACACATATGCACAAAGGATATTCATTATTTCTCTTAGATCTtggctttttaaatttaaaacccTCAAAATATCACATCCAGCTGTGGTGTTGGAAGAAGGAAGTTCTATTGTAAAAATTTATTCACACTTTCTTAACCTTTGGCTGAGGTCAGGTAGCTAAACCACATTCTTAACTCTACACCAAAGTAAGACATGGAGTCTTAAGATACCATTCATTAGCATTTATAAATGGTCAACCATGCAATAAATTAAGTACTAACCTGAATCAATCccacagaaatggaaaatggacAGGATAACAGAAAAAAGATTGCAATAGTAACTCTTTTTTTGTACTGAGGAACCATCAACCTACTGATGTACACAGTCTAAAGGTTATTTCTGTTACTAGATTTGATTAGGCTATTTCCCCCTATAAAAACAGAAATTGCTTTTTCATTGAAAGATTGAACACTTTCAgaatctttttttaaatgaaaccaAATATTTTCACTACATAGGAAAGATACTATTTTAGCTTACAATTTCACACGAAGAAAGCATTTGAAAGACAGCTTTGTGGAAATTCCTGTAAAATAGCCTTCAAATTATAAGATAAATTCCTAAATGTTGGCTTGAGGGATGCATCTTTTAGAAGAAATAGTCAAATAGATCTCAGCCCAAAACTGCTGAGAATTTTTTAATATCATTCCAATTCTGTGTACCTTGTACCTTACTCTTATATTCACACAATATCTTGACAGTAATAGCAGCAAGTACTTTCAGGTGAAATCTTGCTATTGTTTATTGTCTGTGATGAATTTTTATCTTTGCATTTGCTAAATGAAATTTGGCAACTGAACCCAAAAGTTAGTGGTATCTCACTGCAACACAGGAGCAGAACAACAGGAAGAGTTTTGCAGATCAGTGGAAAAAGCTTGGAAGCTTCAGAgttgatatttttaatatgtcTGTTCTTCCACCAACAATTGCAATGCTgcaaaagtttattttaaaacaccTTTCTGTAGTAGTATGTGTTGTCCTTTGGAAACTCTGCACTTCTGATTTGTCTTAGAAAACAAATTTCCCTTTCACAGTAGTTTTTGACCGTGAAAATGATAGGGTGACTTCCATTAATAAAGAACTAAGCTTGAGACTCTTAGTATTAGAATCAGCTTCTTAAAATGTTAAATACTTCTCTCACATTGCTTTATTAACACACTctaacaaaacaaagaaaaaaattagaattatgCTGTGATTTCCTGGACAAGTCAAGAGGCTGTGCAACTTGGCACATAAGTCATAAAAACTAACTCTTTTTGTGAGATAATtgtaaaaaatgctttttttgtcATGAATTATAGAACAAAGTCCTTCCTGCTGACTACATCACTAAATTCCAGTGTAAGGACTTCTCACACATAAATCTTGCTGCGCAGTAAATTTGAAAACTCACAAGTTATTCCCAAGTGTTCGAATGAAAACATGCACTCTGAATGCATGTGTAGTAATACATAATAAAGGAATTTAGAGCCCAGCTTTTCAGAATCAAAACTGTAGGCAAGAGTCCAATAGCAGAAGTTGTTTTAGCtctagttttctttttaaatcatcAACACCAATGAAGACCCCTTACCAGTGGGATTCTTGGAAATCATATTTTAAACACTGTATGGTAAACACTGTTTTCTCTCAAGGGTTTAAGCATTATCTACCATGATCAACTTGATGCTGTGGCATTTAAttcataaataagaaaaaataaaaagaattaaaaaaaataaagttccGACCATTCTCAGAGACACCATTTCTGCTCAACAGTCCTCAGTGTAAGTCACAGAATCTGGACCTGTGGATATCTGTGCTGATCACTAGAACAGATCACCTCTGAAGAAGGACCATGCCTGAACTGCCTGGCTCGAGGCAGGAGAGATGAAATGCTAAACCCAGGGACAGAATATGCTGAACGCCAAAGTGTGAAGGCCAGAGATGGAAAGCTTCCATCCATACCAGAGACTTTCTTTAGGAAAAGCAGACAACTAATATATTTGTTCACTGGAGGAAATACATCCCAACAAGGAAAGGAAGGACATGAAGTGCATCCCTGAGACAAAATGCACATTTGGCTACTTGTTATCACTTCCACTTAAGCTAAAAGCAAGGTTAAAAGATTATATTTATATACAGTTTAGATTTTGCATCTTTATTGCTCTGACTTTCTATTTGCTTTGTATAATATACATTTTTTGTGCTGCTATGTCTGTGTGACCATCTTGCTTCCATCAATATTTTAATCTAATAAATATACTTCCATTAATCTCTGAAACAGTTAACTGTATAGGCTACTCTTTCCTGCATATTTTACTACTGATAACTTGTGAGAGGCATTTGGTCCTTAAACCTGGTGAGCTCCTTATACTATGTCCTGATGCTGTTTTCTTGATATTCAAAGGAACATTCAAAGGACAAGCTTGTTTTATCCAGCAAGACTATTACTGACAACCACCCACAACGTAGGTTGAAATATCCTGTTACAAAACTAAATTTATTCAGTTGTTATGACAGACAATTTTGTCCTGTGGTTAGATCTTGGCAATACAAGAGCATTTAGCCACATTTCTTGTGATGATATCAAATAATATACACAGCTCCATGTTAATGGTTTTTGGTTTGAACTTCAGCTCAGATTCAAGGGAGACTTTGAAGCCCACAAACCAGGCTTATTTTAGATTGACAGAAAAATGAGCCACTCAAAGTACAAATTTATGTCAAACTCTAAGTTCTAGTAAGcacaaaatgcctttttttttaacattgcttgtttcacaaaaaaaaaaaagcacaatgcTTTATTTGCTAGTGTTCTTTGCAATTTAGTTACCTCAGTTACGTCATCAGTTTGCTCTAGAAGCCATTTCTACAGTAAAGTGACTATTTTGCAGACAGCTGATATCATCATCATGATCCAAAAGCACAGGAACTATTACAGACTTGtgatattattttaataaaagaaaatattttaaatttctaatAAACATACCCAGTTTTCTTTCAATGCTCCAGAACACTTTAAGTAGAAGTTTTACTTCTTTTGACTCTCTTTAACTTTGAATAACCTTCTTCTTTCTGCTTagaaaaacaagacaaacaGAAAAGGGCAAAAGCCAataaagcaaatgaagcagcaatACTAAGCTAAATATTCAActattaaaaaatgtttctgagtGAAATGCTTAGTTGAATAAGAGGTAATTAATAACAATTTCTGTTTTccaatataaataatttaaagtatTATAAGTAAAGTGGCTAAATAATTAGGACCATGGCTAGTTTGAAAATACCCTTTACATGCTGGTAACCATGACTTTCAAAACCAGCTATCATTTCTGATGATCAGTAATGACAAAGGTTGATTCTTCAGAGATGTGTTTAGCAGTGTCCCCAATTAGCAGCATCATATTTTAatctggggacaggagggatcAGCCTAATGAGCATCAGAGAGTCCATCCCAACCCAAATTAACAGACAAGTCTCTTTCCTATTCCTGACACACCAATGAAACTTCGTGAGAGCTGTGCATCCACCTCTCTTGAGtccagcagtggcagcactgcagtggcAGTGTGGCAGTGTGGCAGTGAGAACTCCCTGCATCCTGACACTTCCCAAAAGTAGCTTGCAGGGTTCAGGCAGGTACCTGAGCTACTCAGAGCCTGCCTGGAGAGTGAGGAATGCATGGGGCACTTGTGACTCCTGACTAGGCCAAGGCAGTGCCCCTTGGCCATGCCAAGAGTGCTGTCAGGCCAGCTACAAGCTCTCCATGCTCACAAGCCCTGCTGTGTCTGAgtcattcccagcagcaggcaAAGGACTTCATTAATTCGTATTGTGGTGGGTTTCCCTTCAACACCCAGACCCCTGGAGTTGTTATGCCTATAAACAGCTAATTTTTGTTGctggttttcttctctttgtgaGAGTGACTCCGCTGCTGTagcactgcagtgctgggccTGTAACCCCTGACTGGGTTGTGGCCCTGTGGAAGGGCCTTTCCCAGCTGCAGTGGGATGGggccagctcagagcagctgggctggcGCTTCCCACACAGCCTGCTCTCTTCCGTGCTGCAGCTCGAGCCCTGGGGTGTGAGCGTGTTCCTGCAGCaggcccctggggctgctgcactggcCTTTGCTGATCTGCACAGACTGTGTTCCTTTAGTTACAGTTAAAATGTCCAGAACTGCCTTGTAATTGGCTTTAAAAGCATAACaaaacaagaagtcatttctaCAGAATGTTGCTAAATTCAGGTCCTTGAGTTGAAAAGCACAGAGCCACTGAGAATGCCCAGAGTTATACTGGGCAGGATAGAACTTTTCTGCAGAATCAGAAAATCTGCTTCAGAAACAGCAACATCATTAAACATTTCAGTAGCATCTTTTGCTGGGGACAAACATTTAAAATGAACTCTTCAAGTGACAATATCATATCTGATGGTTACTGTTACTTTTATCCTGGTTAAGGTTAATTTTATCCAGAGAGGTCCGTAACATTTCTTAGCCTGCCCAATTTAATTGGAACAtactaaaatttttaaaatatctttttgtcCCTTAATTCACATCCTTCTGGACTGGATTAAGGAGTGTATATGTGTGTGGGGTTTACCTGTCTTCTTCTGGCACAAGTTTTCTTTACAGATGCTTCCATGTTGCTCTCCTTGACTGGCAAAGTCGGTTTTGAGGTCAGTGTTTCACATGTCAGATACTTGTTCTCTGTAATCATCTTAAAGTACAGAAGTTTATAccctcattaaaaaaaacaccccacatTTTGAACAAGATCTCTAACTTTTAAAATTACCCTCTTTTTCAAAAGGGGCCCTCATCACACAAAGCTGATATATCCCACCAAATTACATTGTATAGATGAAAAACATGATAAGCCCAAAACATTTAATCCATGTACCCAAGAAGTGGAATATCATCCTCACAAAAATTGCACTGAAATCAGCTCAACTATTTATTTAATTGAAATGCAAagagaagcacagaaaaaataGGTGGTAAAGTACTTCTAGCTGGCACCTAATCATAACTTTTACCCAAAAGAGAGCTAACTTCAAAGATAGATCACCCTGCTTTAGGTCCCATTCAGCCAAGTTCTGAGAATATGGAAGGCtaacaaacccaaaaacctcCCTCTGCAACTTGTTTCAACAACTAGTAAGCTACTAGAAAGTAGTTTACTAGTTGTTCTCACACAGGATTTTTTCCTCGTgtccagtgggattttttttgctgctgcaacttttgctttttgtgaAATTGTAATTAAACTTGTATTTGCAAAACTTCTGTGTTTGTTCAACAGCACAATGCCTTACACACAACTACTGTCAGCACTACACAATTGATGAGGTTTGAGATTCCTTCCATGAGGAAGGAATTATTCCATTAATATGGTTTTATGTGGAGAGAGACTGAACAcgaaaaaaatgtcaccatgTTAACCTCACACAGACCTGGATAAACTGTCTAAAACAAAGGAAAGCTAATTACTCCACCATAAAAGTCTCAAATTAAAGAGGTGTTTATTTCACAAAGCACAGTAAATCATCTtcaccttcagaaaaaaaaggcaaaaaaaaaaaaagcagcaacatTAAGTTATAGGGTAGAATTTTAGAAAACTATATTGAGAACGATGGTAGAACATGATGAAAGTCGTGCTTTTTATTGCTTAATGTTGTTTTTGAATTTGTGAGAAGCAGTGAGAATGAGCCCTTTACCTGTTCAAAGTTAGGCTTCTCAGCAGTACAGTCCTGAGAGTGGCatgctgctttgttttcttcactTTTGGCCACGCACACTGTATCTTTGAAGACAGATTCATTAATATTTAACCCAGCTCCTTTATTTGATCTCTTTGTTTGTTGCAGTGACAAACTGGAATTTGTCATTTCGTTGTCTGATTTACAAATCTGCAAATGCACTTCCATTGACTGGTGTTGTTTCTCAAGAAATTGAGCAGTATTTTGACCTGTAaactttttcccccttcttgcACTGGAAGTAGAAGATTCATGTGTGTTCAGACATGGACTGGTGTTTGATTTCTGAAGCACTGGCCCAACATTCTTAAGAACGAATGGAGAATTTGCCTTTTTGTGATTGACTTCACTTGGACTCCCACCTGAAGCTGAGTTTTCAGAAAAATCAGAGTTAGTAATTTGTCCACTAGACTGGGTTTTCCATCGGAATATGGGTGTACcatgttttgtgtgtgttttcatGCTCTTTACCTGAAGCACGCTGCTGTCAGTAGGAGTTTTGACTGGCATATTTTGAATGTGTTTGAAAACCTGAGTTATGCTGGATTTGTGCACAGACAGCAAAGAAGATGAAACACCCACACTTTTTATTAGTGAATGCCTttcagcattttcctttttcttcctatcTGTTTGATTTGTGATCTTTCCATTCATTTGCATCAACTTTCCTTTGAAAATTGGTATAATTTTGCTGACTTTTGGGAGCGTGGATTCAAGGGCTGAGTTTACAGATGTTCCTAAAGATTTTGCATCTGGTAACTCTGGTACGCCTGGTATTTGCTTATTGCTCATTGCTTTCTCTGTTGCTTCAATGCTAACCCCTCCTGGAGTCTTGATGCTGCTCGAAAAACTGTGTGTTCCTGGCTCTTTGATCAAACGCTCCATCCAGTGGCTGTTTCCCGTACTGCACGTTGAAGGAATTCCAGGCAAATTAGGTTTTCTTGGAGGAGCCTCCGATAGAGATACTACACAAACCATCTCACCGTCCAATTTCGTATGCTTAGGTTTTATTTCCTGCAACATATCAAGAGCTGCTAAATTGAATAAACTGGATTTAACGATCTGATAGTGCCACCTAATGCCTCGCTATATGGTATCAGCCTAATGCACACCACAATATATAAGAATATCATTTTGTGGTTTGGATTAGAATgactatattttaaaacaagattTAATTGCCACTATAAATTAAGGGGAGTTTTTTAATCCTCCCCGAGTTCTTTGTTTACAAACGATGCTAGAACATCATATTTCTCAGAAGGAAAGACTTAAATTACAGTAATTATCTTGGTTTAGTGCTTTCCAACTGGATAATGAACCCCCTTTTGAGGGGTTCTGCAGAGGGTTTGACTGACAGGGCTCCTCATCTCTTCAGACTTCTAAGAGCATCTGCATTCTGAGCAAAAGACAGTTTGGATGTCTGTAAAAACCGCAGATGACACAGAGGACCCATTCTAGCTTTGATCACTGGAGAGACATAAACAGAAACTGCTTTCTGAAAGAGGATTATAGTATTTTAGAACCTCTGCAACTCCTGTCACTATTATTTGTTCAGAATTAATTACTTCATTTCTTCTATCACACACCACTACGAAAGAAATTTGAGCCTTAGCTTTCGTCACAACCTCAAATTGTAGGAGTTTTGATTACTTGCTTCCTTTCCATCACCAGACATGGAGTAAATCTTACAGCTTGAGTGTTTTAACATGCTTATATCCACACAgacctctttttatttttaaataaattataatattatatgctgctagtaataataataatagaatcatgaatggtttgggttggaagggacctgacaGATCATCtagctccagccccactgccatgggcacagacaactttcaccagaccaggttgctcaaagccccatccagcctggcctcgagCACTACCAGAGATGGAGAATCCACATATTtgggcaacctgctccagtgcctcaccacgcaccacaaaaatttcttcctaatatctaatctaaatctaccctctgtcagtttaaagtCTGTCATTACATGCCCATGTAACAGTAACAATAGTAATAATGTTACTGTCATTATTTTTGTTATaactgttgtttttattatcatGGAAGAGAATTGAGAAAGTTCTGGATAtccaaatgtaaaaaaaaataaatctacagAATTGCAAATACTGATAGCAACTAATTAACACCAAGtctattttttaatgtatttgtaaTGTTAGTAACAACTTTACAATGGCAAATACTGGAGCTTTTACTTACACGATAATTAAAAGTTACAGGATTGATAGTTTGTTGTGAAAAGCATAGTTAAATACTCTTACTGTGCTCTGAATATGATAAAGACCACTTCCTGCAATGAAAAAGTATGTGCCACTAACATGTTCACAAAGAAAGCCTTACATGCACTGAAGCCCTGGCGAGTTCCTTTGTGGCATAAAGTGCTTTACTTGTCATCTTTACTGGAAATCCACACAGCTGTGAAAAATTGCTCTTCATGTCAGAAAGAAAAGAGTTCACTACACTTTCTGCATCTGTTCTGGGGAAATACTGCACTGGCTGACTTCGGATGCAACTTAAAGGGTACCTGAGTAAGTGTTCAAGGATACATAACAAGTTTCTTTACTTTTCTATAATTATTAATCATCTTTGTTGAGAAGAAAACAAGGATTTGTCTAAATGTTTTTGAAAACAGTGAACAAAACCACTAAATTCCTTTTGGGCCTGAAGTTTATAAAGTTACAGGACTTCAGCA is a window from the Passer domesticus isolate bPasDom1 chromosome 1, bPasDom1.hap1, whole genome shotgun sequence genome containing:
- the C1H18orf63 gene encoding uncharacterized protein C18orf63 homolog isoform X4, with the protein product MCSMALSVFQASMGPHIPTSHPCTTWVPQQQLAPWTHSGWICGDFCCSLKLTQCDLSPFLSAGQLHTSWNVTTIFRSCLSFSVSLTVRVAALPQIGVVPSFNEEALQDDFQTQVLLQGSQQHTMNSTRHQSLFFVSLPELQKLCAATVTLSSQIPETEARSTQIKTCRQLLFLYQEILSAPVMGTLDQISVVMPLEAPQTVTPALLQTCLSYTLTARLAPRWNKAGHLLVQGKDFLSHSGRQNAVVIDLNVSERQLCISVEPCSVRLPPPELADFDIPANTVKLFDSNENTVIQQHSILSNWCYVLPSMKMGQIINISHIIPPESPFRSYKDFQMHWKSLYGYILPEDLEETKIYLSVYFKPIGERFFTYPLSCIRSQPVQYFPRTDAESVVNSFLSDMKSNFSQLCGFPVKMTSKALYATKELARASVHEIKPKHTKLDGEMVCVVSLSEAPPRKPNLPGIPSTCSTGNSHWMERLIKEPGTHSFSSSIKTPGGVSIEATEKAMSNKQIPGVPELPDAKSLGTSVNSALESTLPKVSKIIPIFKGKLMQMNGKITNQTDRKKKENAERHSLIKSVGVSSSLLSVHKSSITQVFKHIQNMPVKTPTDSSVLQVKSMKTHTKHGTPIFRWKTQSSGQITNSDFSENSASGGSPSEVNHKKANSPFVLKNVGPVLQKSNTSPCLNTHESSTSSARRGKKFTGQNTAQFLEKQHQSMEVHLQICKSDNEMTNSSLSLQQTKRSNKGAGLNINESVFKDTVCVAKSEENKAACHSQDCTAEKPNFEQMITENKYLTCETLTSKPTLPVKESNMEASVKKTCARRRQQKEEGYSKLKRVKRSKTST
- the C1H18orf63 gene encoding uncharacterized protein C18orf63 homolog isoform X6; translation: MCSMALSVFQASMGPHIPTSHPCTTWVPQQQLAPWTHSGWICGDFCCSLKLTQCDLSPFLSAGQLHTSWNVTTIFRSCLSFSVSLTVRVAALPQIGVVPSFNEEALQDDFQTQVLLQGSQQHTMNSTRHQSLFFVSLPELQKLCAATVTLSSQIPETEARSTQIKTCRQLLFLYQEILSAPVMGTLDQISVVMPIPFYESGICQAYVERHGATLEAPQTVTPALLQTCLSYTLTARLAPRWNKAGHLLVQGKDFLSHSGRQNAVVIDLNVSERQLCISVEPCSVRLPPPELADFDIPANTVKLFDSNENTVIQQHSILSNWCYVLPSMKMGQIINISHIIPPESPFRSYKDFQMHWKSLEIKPKHTKLDGEMVCVVSLSEAPPRKPNLPGIPSTCSTGNSHWMERLIKEPGTHSFSSSIKTPGGVSIEATEKAMSNKQIPGVPELPDAKSLGTSVNSALESTLPKVSKIIPIFKGKLMQMNGKITNQTDRKKKENAERHSLIKSVGVSSSLLSVHKSSITQVFKHIQNMPVKTPTDSSVLQVKSMKTHTKHGTPIFRWKTQSSGQITNSDFSENSASGGSPSEVNHKKANSPFVLKNVGPVLQKSNTSPCLNTHESSTSSARRGKKFTGQNTAQFLEKQHQSMEVHLQICKSDNEMTNSSLSLQQTKRSNKGAGLNINESVFKDTVCVAKSEENKAACHSQDCTAEKPNFEQMITENKYLTCETLTSKPTLPVKESNMEASVKKTCARRRQKEEGYSKLKRVKRSKTST